One genomic region from Candidatus Hydrogenedentota bacterium encodes:
- a CDS encoding GNAT family N-acetyltransferase, which produces MRIRTILTPPGNFSEFIRDIAQGLTQLYGPAAGDAYRRIAPKAVEATMRSPEVRTYCAEVDAEAVGIAMALCQNDRGRIPFVHVLKRFWGTGVEDRLIREAVEPLRRGGVSAIASECIPFCDLDLRKTFEDLGFQVFPRQLMSADTQLLANIGTGVSRSAPCGPLDLRGAAETIAAAYENHPERELHPEVQDAPSAEDYIRSTLQGAYGACHPEYVRVLRGYGRILGVIVGCEVAPGAGFVLQVAVHPDAQKHGLGSVLIQDLATCYFKAGMRKTGLGVTVSNPARNLYLRLGFEPLRDVDAFVWIRPCQA; this is translated from the coding sequence GTGCGTATTCGGACGATTCTCACGCCTCCCGGCAATTTCTCCGAGTTCATCCGCGACATCGCGCAGGGTTTGACCCAACTGTACGGACCTGCCGCGGGGGATGCGTACCGGCGGATTGCGCCGAAGGCCGTGGAGGCCACGATGCGTTCGCCCGAGGTCCGCACCTATTGCGCCGAGGTGGACGCAGAGGCAGTGGGTATCGCGATGGCACTGTGCCAGAACGACAGGGGCCGGATACCATTTGTGCACGTATTGAAGCGCTTCTGGGGAACGGGTGTTGAAGACCGCCTCATCCGGGAGGCAGTAGAGCCCCTGCGCAGGGGCGGGGTGAGCGCAATCGCTTCGGAATGTATCCCGTTTTGTGACTTGGACTTACGTAAGACCTTCGAGGATTTGGGATTCCAGGTGTTTCCGCGTCAGCTGATGAGTGCCGACACGCAACTGCTTGCAAACATTGGGACGGGGGTGTCGCGTTCGGCCCCATGCGGTCCGTTGGACCTGCGGGGCGCCGCGGAGACGATCGCGGCGGCCTACGAAAACCATCCGGAACGTGAGCTGCATCCCGAAGTGCAAGACGCGCCCTCAGCGGAAGACTACATCCGCAGCACGCTGCAGGGCGCTTACGGCGCGTGCCATCCGGAGTACGTGCGGGTGCTGCGTGGGTACGGTCGCATCCTCGGTGTGATCGTGGGCTGCGAAGTAGCACCCGGCGCAGGCTTTGTGCTGCAGGTGGCCGTGCACCCCGATGCTCAGAAACACGGTCTGGGGAGCGTGCTCATTCAAGACCTTGCGACGTGCTATTTTAAAGCGGGCATGAGGAAAACAGGCTTGGGTGTTACGGTTTCGAATCCCGCGCGCAACCTGTATCTGCGTCTGGGATTCGAGCCGCTGCGCGACGTCGACGCGTTCGTATGGATTCGCCCCTGCCAGGCATAG
- the lepB gene encoding signal peptidase I: MTQERRISRVRYTFYVFIICCSTVICYLGFFRGMRFFAVPSDSMIPTLYRGDYLLTLNAPEYQRGDLVVLKDPARDGGNLVKRIIGVGGDMVAIQAGALFINGKYASEPYTKEPMVYEVFPPVTVPQGRVFVLGDNRNDSEDSSYWANAKEDPGISPELRADPTVSVDDIIGKVRYIYLPVSRWGPVASYPLSATLAERRASQNAAP; the protein is encoded by the coding sequence ATGACTCAAGAACGGCGAATCTCCCGTGTTCGTTATACCTTCTATGTGTTCATCATCTGCTGCTCGACAGTGATCTGTTATTTGGGCTTTTTCCGGGGCATGCGGTTTTTCGCGGTGCCTTCCGATTCCATGATACCCACCCTGTACCGGGGCGACTACCTGCTCACGCTGAACGCGCCGGAGTACCAGCGGGGCGACCTTGTCGTGTTGAAAGACCCGGCCCGTGACGGGGGCAACCTCGTCAAGCGGATCATCGGCGTGGGGGGGGACATGGTGGCCATTCAGGCCGGCGCGCTCTTTATCAATGGCAAGTACGCGTCTGAACCGTATACGAAAGAGCCCATGGTCTACGAAGTTTTTCCGCCGGTCACGGTGCCCCAGGGGCGCGTATTTGTTCTGGGCGATAACCGCAACGACAGCGAGGACAGTTCGTATTGGGCCAATGCGAAGGAAGACCCTGGAATTTCGCCCGAGCTTCGGGCCGATCCGACGGTTTCGGTGGACGATATTATCGGCAAGGTTCGTTATATCTATCTGCCCGTGTCGAGATGGGGCCCGGTGGCTTCCTATCCGTTGAGCGCCACGCTTGCGGAGCGGCGGGCCTCACAGAACGCCGCCCCGTAA
- a CDS encoding rhomboid family intramembrane serine protease yields the protein MTSAVFVVQLLVHIFEPLAVRTSHPYAAPGLELLHWFAFDSSTFPWNGLIWQPLTYMFLHGGLLHLFGNMLWLYVFGPDVERVLGTRQFLRFYLIVGSLAVLATLIMAPFWGGGPVIGASGATMGVLVAFAVVNPDRELMLFPIPIRLTARALVLVVIALNIMSTLGEGGTSVATHFGGLAVGYGYMKLIPWWRTFRRRQRRKVQSSEDPMDAIGQAVDNIFSYEKEKRRRK from the coding sequence TTGACGTCGGCCGTGTTTGTGGTCCAGTTGCTCGTACACATCTTTGAGCCGTTGGCGGTAAGAACGTCACACCCGTATGCGGCGCCGGGGCTCGAGCTTCTTCACTGGTTTGCCTTCGACTCGTCCACTTTCCCGTGGAACGGGCTGATCTGGCAGCCCCTGACCTACATGTTTCTGCATGGCGGGCTACTTCATCTGTTTGGCAACATGCTGTGGCTGTACGTTTTCGGGCCCGATGTCGAACGTGTCCTGGGTACCCGGCAGTTCTTGCGGTTCTATCTGATTGTCGGCTCGCTGGCAGTGCTGGCGACGCTGATCATGGCGCCTTTCTGGGGCGGGGGGCCCGTGATCGGGGCGAGCGGCGCCACGATGGGCGTGCTGGTCGCGTTTGCCGTTGTGAACCCGGACCGCGAACTGATGTTGTTCCCGATTCCGATACGCCTCACGGCGCGGGCCCTGGTGTTGGTTGTCATCGCGCTCAACATCATGTCGACGCTTGGCGAGGGCGGCACATCGGTCGCGACGCATTTCGGCGGGTTGGCCGTTGGATACGGTTACATGAAGCTAATCCCCTGGTGGCGCACTTTTCGCCGGCGGCAGCGCCGCAAGGTCCAGAGTTCGGAGGACCCGATGGACGCCATCGGCCAGGCTGTGGACAATATCTTCAGCTACGAGAAGGAAAAGCGGCGCAGAAAATAG
- a CDS encoding J domain-containing protein has protein sequence MFGFTSPSEMIIVVLIIVIMWVTGLWPVVIRGIRELRGERVDEGASQNQNRSRQQSNAAPPSRDYDLCYKMLGISPSAPWEEVEKAYRRKAKLHHPDHGGDEDTMRALNEAYAQLKAVRGRR, from the coding sequence GTGTTCGGCTTCACCAGTCCCAGCGAGATGATCATCGTCGTTCTGATCATCGTGATCATGTGGGTCACGGGACTCTGGCCGGTTGTGATTCGCGGCATCCGGGAACTGCGTGGCGAGCGCGTGGACGAAGGCGCCTCTCAGAACCAGAACCGTTCGCGCCAGCAATCTAACGCGGCTCCTCCGAGCCGGGACTACGACCTCTGTTACAAAATGTTGGGGATATCGCCTTCGGCGCCATGGGAAGAGGTCGAGAAGGCCTACCGGCGCAAGGCAAAACTTCACCATCCCGATCATGGGGGAGATGAAGATACCATGCGGGCGCTCAACGAGGCGTACGCGCAATTGAAAGCCGTCAGAGGCCGGCGCTAG
- a CDS encoding STAS domain-containing protein, whose product MNDAPLVTFEIVDNITVGRVGAASVLDAVNVTQFGNEILNFLKKLSGVNLMLDFENVEYLSSAVLTELLRVNQTIQNMRGNLRLCGLRSDVRKVFEITNLDKVFTIYGDYKQALKRFERSLEIAERENAWSRLSKED is encoded by the coding sequence ATGAACGACGCTCCCTTGGTCACCTTTGAGATCGTGGACAACATCACGGTGGGGCGTGTGGGCGCGGCGAGCGTACTGGATGCCGTGAATGTCACCCAGTTCGGCAACGAAATACTCAACTTTCTCAAGAAACTAAGCGGCGTTAACCTCATGCTCGATTTTGAAAACGTCGAATATCTGTCCAGCGCCGTCCTGACCGAGTTGCTGCGCGTCAACCAGACCATTCAGAACATGCGGGGAAATCTGCGCCTGTGCGGACTCAGGAGCGATGTGCGCAAAGTCTTTGAAATCACCAACCTTGACAAAGTATTCACGATTTACGGCGACTATAAGCAGGCCCTGAAACGTTTCGAGCGTTCGCTCGAGATCGCCGAACGGGAAAATGCGTGGTCCCGTCTGTCCAAAGAAGACTAG
- a CDS encoding ATP-binding protein — protein MAENAVFHSAEFPSTLDVLGDAIQDALNALLQDGWIDDGQVFYARLCLEEAIVNAITHGNQSDGARKVRIQMTREAPGDICCIRVCDEGTGFDPDDITLPPCTELNGRGICLIRHCMDSVNYDPRTHCLEMRMRRNGLCRGGAT, from the coding sequence GTGGCTGAAAACGCGGTCTTTCACAGTGCGGAATTCCCCAGTACGCTCGACGTGCTGGGAGACGCGATACAGGATGCACTGAATGCTTTGCTTCAAGACGGCTGGATTGACGACGGCCAGGTCTTTTATGCCCGGCTTTGTCTCGAGGAGGCCATTGTAAACGCCATTACCCACGGAAATCAGTCGGACGGCGCCCGCAAGGTGCGCATCCAGATGACGCGTGAAGCGCCCGGAGACATTTGCTGCATCCGCGTATGCGACGAAGGGACCGGGTTTGATCCCGATGACATAACATTGCCGCCGTGCACGGAATTGAACGGCCGGGGCATTTGTCTTATTCGTCATTGCATGGATAGCGTAAACTATGACCCGCGAACACATTGCCTGGAAATGCGAATGCGGCGGAACGGCCTGTGCAGAGGAGGCGCAACATGA
- a CDS encoding BNR-4 repeat-containing protein yields the protein MRGITITLTAALLLLQAFEAIAGEEPPAAPVSGAEQPMPLRLGGVGGLYLMASPGELVVEIAKQDKNSRDIETHLRAVLFGPGREVIQEAYIPDDGQAAGSGPGPVQRIRLETAVEAAGVYGVNITVTGDPYGDHAFWAFTTNCPHYLVETSRGHRDAPHEEPIVINNPEREGDVCFLPRETAFAIELSALPADTAPLTLYDSKEALLAAIAVSGDGAARHDVAAAARENVPWRLHFPKYKAVVHIDGVTRWDSSGANLSLWTPEASSWFPFHQNRWLLTPYHRIVYARPGQSQFLTFRVHNNAAEQRTIALTLEHEALAAGAFGFSDTSDTNVTLGPGKTRDIRLLCHMPEEESVRTCRLRATPQDGSGFTTYSSVTLRPGVAPATEPLTIPIKLEPYRHENAQFGYLPEYPTENEVYFDTGNRPYVVTGGTLWSGRDGEWKALPLKAADGTAIAARISKVAFDTAGGAYFIGETQGQPVYVRLPAGNSAFEAYPIPGNGSFDIEQFSGHNTPAGPPPFIRTVRTAKDPTLMWRSLNDIELFVPRAENGALAVGGPVPVSRKCIGFSAHSGIPSTIVSRGSKVHVVWGEATDPGEETPGVPTYAATYDRETGVLQEPVLIGYGPPANDVHNSPCITMDSQGFLHVLVGTHGATFKYARSLKANDASGGWTEAEDVGAGLRQTYVGLVCDEEDTLHLVFRLWRTDRDYFPADSYATLAHMSKRAGEAWSEPRVLVAPPFSEYSVFYHRLTIDRQGALFLSYDYWSTFWFYRTDYRGDRRALLTSSDGVTWKLAGNEDLIR from the coding sequence GTGCGAGGCATCACCATCACATTGACTGCGGCGCTCTTGTTGCTTCAGGCTTTCGAGGCCATTGCGGGCGAGGAGCCGCCGGCGGCGCCGGTCTCAGGGGCAGAGCAACCCATGCCGTTGCGCCTTGGAGGTGTGGGCGGACTGTATCTGATGGCCTCTCCCGGCGAGCTCGTGGTGGAGATCGCGAAACAGGACAAGAACAGCCGCGATATCGAGACCCACCTGCGCGCCGTCTTATTCGGCCCCGGCCGCGAGGTGATTCAAGAAGCGTATATCCCCGATGACGGGCAAGCCGCGGGAAGCGGCCCGGGTCCCGTCCAGCGGATACGTTTGGAGACCGCCGTAGAAGCCGCGGGCGTGTACGGGGTCAACATCACCGTGACCGGTGACCCCTACGGAGACCACGCGTTCTGGGCGTTCACGACAAATTGCCCGCACTATCTGGTTGAGACCTCGCGCGGCCATCGCGACGCGCCTCACGAAGAGCCCATAGTCATCAACAACCCCGAGCGCGAAGGAGATGTTTGTTTTCTGCCGCGCGAGACCGCGTTTGCCATCGAGCTGAGCGCGCTGCCGGCGGATACCGCGCCGTTGACGTTGTACGACAGCAAGGAGGCTCTGCTGGCGGCGATCGCGGTATCCGGTGACGGCGCCGCAAGGCATGATGTCGCGGCGGCGGCGCGCGAGAATGTGCCCTGGCGTCTCCACTTCCCGAAATACAAGGCGGTGGTCCACATTGACGGGGTCACGCGGTGGGACTCGAGCGGCGCCAATCTCTCGCTGTGGACGCCCGAGGCTTCGTCGTGGTTCCCGTTTCATCAGAACCGCTGGCTGCTGACGCCCTATCACCGGATTGTGTATGCCAGACCCGGGCAATCGCAATTCCTCACGTTTCGCGTACACAACAATGCGGCCGAACAGCGCACCATCGCCCTGACACTCGAGCACGAGGCTCTCGCGGCAGGCGCGTTCGGCTTTTCAGACACGTCGGACACGAATGTGACGTTGGGACCAGGAAAAACGCGTGACATAAGACTCTTGTGCCATATGCCTGAGGAGGAGTCGGTGCGTACGTGCCGTCTTCGCGCGACCCCTCAGGACGGTTCCGGTTTCACGACTTACTCGAGTGTGACGCTGCGGCCGGGTGTCGCGCCCGCCACTGAACCGCTCACGATTCCCATCAAGCTCGAACCGTACCGTCACGAGAATGCCCAGTTCGGATACCTGCCCGAGTATCCCACGGAAAACGAGGTGTATTTCGACACCGGGAACCGGCCGTATGTCGTCACGGGCGGCACGCTATGGAGCGGCCGCGACGGGGAATGGAAGGCGTTGCCGTTGAAGGCCGCGGACGGAACCGCGATCGCGGCACGCATTTCGAAAGTGGCGTTTGACACGGCTGGGGGAGCGTACTTCATCGGCGAGACTCAAGGTCAGCCGGTCTATGTGCGGTTGCCGGCCGGGAACAGCGCGTTCGAGGCGTACCCGATTCCTGGCAATGGGTCATTCGATATCGAGCAGTTCTCGGGCCACAACACTCCGGCGGGGCCTCCTCCGTTCATTCGGACGGTTCGGACCGCGAAAGATCCGACCCTCATGTGGCGCAGCCTGAACGACATCGAGCTGTTTGTGCCGCGAGCCGAGAACGGCGCGCTCGCCGTAGGCGGCCCCGTGCCGGTTTCGAGGAAATGCATCGGTTTCTCCGCACATTCGGGCATACCCTCAACCATCGTGTCGCGCGGCTCCAAGGTGCACGTCGTCTGGGGCGAAGCGACCGACCCGGGGGAAGAAACGCCCGGCGTGCCCACGTACGCGGCCACCTATGACCGGGAGACAGGGGTCCTGCAAGAACCCGTGCTCATCGGCTACGGCCCCCCCGCTAACGACGTGCACAATTCCCCCTGCATCACCATGGACAGCCAAGGGTTCCTGCATGTGCTCGTAGGGACGCACGGGGCGACCTTCAAGTACGCGCGCTCGCTCAAGGCCAACGACGCGAGCGGGGGATGGACCGAGGCCGAGGATGTCGGCGCCGGGCTGCGACAGACTTATGTAGGTCTCGTCTGCGACGAAGAGGATACGTTGCACCTCGTGTTTCGCCTGTGGCGGACGGACCGGGACTACTTCCCGGCGGACAGCTACGCGACGCTCGCCCATATGAGCAAACGTGCCGGCGAAGCATGGTCTGAGCCGCGGGTGCTTGTCGCGCCGCCGTTCTCCGAATACAGCGTTTTCTACCACCGGCTCACTATCGACCGGCAGGGCGCGCTGTTCTTGTCCTACGATTACTGGTCCACGTTCTGGTTTTACCGCACGGACTATCGGGGCGACCGCCGCGCGCTTCTCACCTCTTCCGACGGCGTGACGTGGAAACTGGCGGGGAATGAAGACCTGATCCGCTGA
- a CDS encoding Gfo/Idh/MocA family oxidoreductase produces MKQRTTTRRSFLKMSAALGTAPWIIPSTVFGANAPSNRVNVAHLGVGSRANALIGMFVQHDDVQILALCDCFTNRREEMREKLNAKYGSGVVKAYADFREVLARDDIDAVVIATPDHWHVPLAIAAAKAGKDMYVEKPLGVSMAWAKRLRRELNANKRVFQYGTQQRSDAKFRVACELARNGYIGRIERIETWCPDMGTQYEAFKVKPYGSTEPVDPPEGFDYNMWLGPAPEKPYTVDRCTPFGAYHIYDYALGFIAGWGAHPLDIAQWGLGRDHTSPVYYEGTGSIPVGGLCDTIESWDIHCEYEDGLPMRFMGSRVAQPVVSAYRKWVDHGTTFFGTEGWVSVDRSAVFTSDPKLADIQLKPDDVHLKVSLGQERDFIDCVKSREETINPIESAIRSDAISHLSDQAIRLNRPIRWDPKHEHIIDDRQASRRLHRSLRDPWNLRKPMITERWKA; encoded by the coding sequence ATGAAACAGCGAACCACCACCCGCCGCAGTTTTCTGAAAATGTCCGCCGCGCTCGGCACCGCTCCCTGGATTATTCCGTCTACCGTCTTTGGCGCGAACGCCCCGAGCAACCGCGTCAACGTGGCGCATCTGGGCGTGGGCAGCCGCGCCAACGCGCTCATCGGCATGTTCGTCCAGCACGACGACGTGCAGATCCTGGCTTTGTGCGACTGCTTCACGAACCGCCGCGAGGAAATGCGCGAAAAACTCAACGCCAAGTACGGCAGCGGCGTAGTGAAGGCCTATGCCGATTTCCGTGAGGTCCTGGCGCGCGACGATATCGACGCGGTGGTGATCGCAACGCCCGACCACTGGCACGTCCCCCTGGCGATAGCCGCCGCGAAAGCCGGGAAGGACATGTATGTCGAGAAACCGCTCGGCGTGAGCATGGCGTGGGCGAAACGCCTGCGCAGGGAACTCAACGCCAACAAGCGCGTGTTCCAGTACGGCACGCAGCAGCGGTCCGACGCCAAGTTTCGCGTCGCCTGCGAACTGGCCCGCAACGGATATATCGGCCGAATCGAGCGTATCGAGACCTGGTGCCCGGATATGGGGACGCAGTATGAAGCGTTTAAGGTGAAACCCTACGGCTCGACGGAACCCGTGGACCCGCCGGAAGGTTTCGACTACAACATGTGGCTCGGACCCGCGCCGGAGAAACCCTACACCGTAGATCGGTGCACGCCGTTCGGCGCATACCACATCTACGACTACGCGTTGGGATTCATCGCGGGCTGGGGCGCCCATCCGCTCGATATCGCCCAGTGGGGCCTGGGCAGGGACCACACCAGCCCGGTCTATTACGAAGGCACTGGGAGCATCCCCGTGGGCGGCCTGTGCGACACCATTGAATCGTGGGATATCCATTGCGAATACGAGGACGGCCTGCCGATGCGGTTCATGGGGAGCCGCGTCGCGCAACCGGTGGTGAGCGCCTACCGCAAATGGGTCGATCACGGCACCACGTTCTTCGGAACCGAAGGCTGGGTAAGTGTCGACCGGTCCGCCGTGTTCACCAGTGATCCGAAGCTGGCCGACATTCAATTGAAGCCTGACGACGTGCATCTCAAGGTATCCTTGGGCCAGGAACGCGACTTTATCGACTGCGTCAAATCCCGTGAAGAGACCATCAACCCGATCGAGTCGGCCATCCGGTCCGATGCCATCAGCCATCTCAGCGACCAGGCCATCCGGCTCAACCGTCCGATCCGGTGGGACCCCAAACACGAACACATCATCGACGACCGCCAGGCATCGCGCCGTCTGCATCGCTCCCTGCGCGACCCATGGAATCTCCGAAAGCCCATGATCACCGAGCGCTGGAAGGCCTGA
- a CDS encoding sialidase family protein, which translates to MQRYTPAGYMLFLAAALTAALFGQTPSHAAGKEGDAALQQPSEAFVDVFSLGDGGYPYIRIPSVVTTKHGVILAFAEGRQGGDHSENDIILKRSTDGGKSWGAVQVISEMGGDSLNDPCAAALESGRVLLLFQRYPKGYHTGKLENAVMADPGYGGPTNTQSFLTYSDDDGVTWTPPEDVSRALKPENVVSVGSPGIGIELQFGPHKGRIVWPLYEVMPEGGGDRFWHNRAGFSDDGGRTWKLGARIALDNVEGSANEAQVVELQDGRLLMNARGSTGKPCRKAAVSNDAGETWEPMREDCALVAPPCMGSIIGCASPEGGNRLVLVSLPNTTNSRSNGAIFVSSDGGETWAAKKVIYPGGFGYSCLTILPDGRVGCLYERDDISHISFGVYDVKWLLSGG; encoded by the coding sequence ATGCAGCGATATACGCCCGCCGGATACATGCTGTTCCTTGCAGCGGCCCTGACGGCAGCACTGTTCGGACAAACCCCGAGCCACGCGGCAGGGAAAGAGGGAGACGCGGCCCTGCAACAACCTTCCGAGGCCTTCGTCGACGTGTTCTCACTGGGCGACGGGGGATATCCCTATATCCGCATCCCCTCGGTGGTCACGACAAAGCATGGGGTCATCCTGGCGTTCGCCGAGGGCCGCCAGGGCGGCGATCATTCCGAGAACGACATCATTTTGAAGCGGAGCACGGACGGCGGGAAATCCTGGGGGGCTGTGCAGGTGATCTCGGAGATGGGCGGCGATTCCCTTAACGATCCGTGCGCCGCCGCTCTCGAAAGCGGCCGGGTGTTGCTCCTGTTCCAGCGTTACCCGAAAGGGTATCACACCGGCAAACTGGAAAACGCCGTGATGGCGGACCCCGGGTACGGCGGGCCCACGAATACGCAGTCATTCCTGACCTACAGCGACGATGACGGGGTCACATGGACGCCGCCGGAAGACGTCTCGCGCGCCTTGAAGCCGGAAAACGTCGTCAGCGTGGGCAGCCCGGGGATTGGCATCGAGCTGCAGTTCGGACCGCATAAGGGCCGTATCGTGTGGCCCCTCTATGAAGTCATGCCGGAAGGCGGCGGGGACCGCTTCTGGCACAATCGCGCCGGTTTCAGTGACGACGGCGGCCGCACCTGGAAGCTCGGCGCGCGCATTGCTCTGGACAACGTGGAGGGCTCCGCCAACGAAGCTCAAGTCGTCGAGCTTCAGGACGGACGCCTTCTCATGAATGCCCGAGGCAGCACCGGCAAGCCCTGCCGCAAAGCCGCCGTCAGCAACGACGCCGGCGAAACGTGGGAACCCATGCGCGAGGACTGTGCGCTGGTCGCGCCTCCGTGCATGGGCAGCATCATCGGCTGCGCGAGTCCCGAAGGCGGAAACCGGCTCGTGCTGGTTTCGCTCCCCAACACCACCAACTCGCGGAGCAACGGCGCCATCTTCGTCAGCAGCGACGGGGGAGAGACCTGGGCCGCCAAGAAAGTTATCTATCCGGGCGGGTTCGGCTACAGTTGCCTCACGATACTTCCTGACGGACGGGTCGGATGCCTTTACGAGCGTGACGACATCAGCCACATCAGCTTTGGCGTATACGACGTAAAATGGCTTCTCAGCGGGGGGTAA
- a CDS encoding MarR family transcriptional regulator, with protein sequence MALQHELGHKHPFASKEHEALLSVYFTANRIKRRATDFFRAHELTDVQFNVLSLLKHESGEQGGLTQVELSCMLLVNRANITSIVDRMEKAGLIRRTPTAQDRRYNLVSLTSRGRELLEATEKDYLAAVHAVMSVLKEEELDSLIAMLNRVRARLVKTKV encoded by the coding sequence ATGGCGCTTCAGCACGAACTCGGGCATAAACACCCCTTCGCCTCGAAAGAGCATGAGGCATTGCTCAGCGTCTATTTCACCGCCAACCGCATCAAGCGGCGCGCCACGGACTTCTTCCGTGCTCATGAATTGACCGATGTGCAATTCAACGTGCTCAGCCTGTTGAAACACGAATCCGGTGAACAGGGCGGTCTTACGCAGGTCGAGCTGAGCTGCATGCTGCTTGTGAACCGGGCGAATATCACCTCGATCGTGGACCGCATGGAGAAGGCCGGCCTCATTCGCCGCACTCCAACGGCCCAGGACCGCCGGTACAACCTGGTCAGCCTCACCTCGCGCGGACGGGAACTGCTCGAAGCCACCGAGAAAGACTACCTCGCTGCGGTCCACGCAGTGATGTCGGTTCTGAAGGAAGAGGAATTGGACAGTCTGATTGCGATGCTGAACCGGGTACGCGCCCGGTTAGTCAAGACGAAGGTTTAG